The following are encoded in a window of Artemia franciscana chromosome 19, ASM3288406v1, whole genome shotgun sequence genomic DNA:
- the LOC136039131 gene encoding LOW QUALITY PROTEIN: E3 ubiquitin-protein ligase RNF10-like (The sequence of the model RefSeq protein was modified relative to this genomic sequence to represent the inferred CDS: substituted 2 bases at 2 genomic stop codons) has translation MAIRRKVKMLGHPSDNLTLVSIRLRLLPPIREVLVGPPSANTAMKIQPREYNKDTFLQANCRFIVEHEADYHFYLADXTNPDXNFYWTLIEQIIFRGSEECRCPICLFPPIAAKMTRCGHIYCWACILEIDEKITFLLMCLEDKSIVPRFLSQPPAKELGQINNERGQNLVRATPQEVTDHIVRRERKQLEAQLKHDEDDQNKKAKFIEEALGLFEKWRNQLAAQVRPQKRGNSAEVSAEDLDKIKLEEQEVHYFYQAHNGQNIYLHNDCFQMLKHEYGSLQAAPRVLSGTIIQQETYSMTHELRSDLRYLRHLPVTTAFVVVKVELDDVSSAKKRLIISEIVFLNVKNAQEV, from the exons ATGGCCATtagaagaaaagtgaaaatgttGGGCCATCCTTCGGATAATCTGACTTTAGTTTCAATTAGACTTCGACTATTACCTCCAATAAGAGAAGTTCTTGTTGGCCCACCTTCTGCAAATACAGCCATGAAAATACAGCCTCGTGAATATAATAAGGATACGTTTTTGCAAGCCAACTGTCGGTTTATTGTCGAACATGAGGCTGATTACCATTTTTATTTGGCGGATTGAACAAATCCggattgaaatttttattggacTCTTAttgaacaaattatttttcgaGGGTCAGAAGAGTGTAGATGCCCGATCTGTTTGTTTCCACCAATTGCTGCCAAAATGACCCGCTGCGGGCATATTTATTGCTGGGCCTGCATTCTGga AATCGACGAAAAGATTACGTTCTTGCTGATGTGTCTGGAAGATAAATCAATAGTGCCTCGCTTCTTAAGTCAACCGCCAgctaaggaattgggacaaataaataatgaaagagGCCAAAACCTTGTTCGCGCAACTCCTCAGGAGGTCACTGACCATATTGTACGTCGTGAAAGAAAACAGCTGGAGGCCCAACTGAAACACGATGAAGACGACCAAAATAAGAAAGCAAAATTTATAGAGGAAGCGCTTGGCTTGTTTGAGAAGTGGAGGAATCAATTAGCGGCCCAGGTTCGGCCGCAGAAGCGGGGGAATTCGGCAGAAGTTTCAGCGGAAGATCTcgataagattaaacttgaagAACAAGAAGTCCATTATTTTTACCAAGCTCATAACGGACAGAACATCTACCTACATAATGATTGCTTTCAAATGTTGAAACATGAGTATGGTAGTCTGCAAGCAGCTCCGCGTGTTCTTAGTGGAACAATAATTCAACAAGAAACATATTCAATGACCCATGAGTTGAGAAGTGATTTGCGGTATTTAAGACATCTACCGGTGACGACTGCATTTGTAGTCGTGAAAGTAGAACTAGATGATGTGTCATCAGCCAAGAAACGTTTGATCATTTCAGAGATCGTTTTCCTGAACGTGAAGAACGCCCAGGAAGTATAG